In one window of Effusibacillus pohliae DSM 22757 DNA:
- the terL gene encoding phage terminase large subunit — MLHLKIPGMLTMNPEGGKIVRAAAVSPVVEAGNVYLPHWSIAPWIHDFIVECAAFSNCANDDQVDAMTLAVIRLMNRRVQIFV; from the coding sequence ATGCTGCATCTCAAGATTCCGGGGATGCTGACCATGAATCCGGAAGGCGGAAAAATCGTCCGGGCGGCCGCCGTGTCACCGGTTGTGGAAGCCGGGAACGTGTATCTACCGCACTGGAGTATCGCACCGTGGATTCACGATTTCATTGTGGAATGTGCGGCATTCTCCAACTGCGCAAACGACGACCAGGTGGACGCGATGACGCTAGCGGTCATACGTCTGATGAACCGAAGGGTGCAGATTTTTGTGTAG
- a CDS encoding polysaccharide deacetylase family protein, with the protein MNRPGFRTLFVINCLFLILVVSIATAQSKGRFYFEARGDVVWDVPTDQKVIALTFDDGPNPRYTPQILDLLKQHHAKATFFVTGLRVQKYPELAKREVLEGHELGNHTYSHPSMRQISSEKLQDELTKANQVINHVTGQQTHLFRPPGGHYDETIVNTAKQAGYMVVMWSWDQDTRDWGRPGAEKIVRTVLSNIHNGDIVLFHDHGGNRNQTIAALREILPELQQRGYRFVTISELLHMKETTKPSENRR; encoded by the coding sequence ATGAACAGACCTGGTTTTCGAACACTTTTCGTGATTAATTGTTTATTCCTGATTTTGGTGGTGAGTATTGCGACTGCGCAATCTAAAGGACGATTCTACTTTGAAGCACGTGGAGACGTGGTATGGGATGTGCCTACAGATCAAAAAGTCATTGCTCTGACATTTGACGATGGCCCAAATCCCCGATATACCCCACAAATATTGGACTTGCTGAAACAACACCACGCGAAGGCCACTTTTTTTGTAACAGGATTACGCGTGCAAAAATATCCGGAACTAGCAAAACGAGAAGTCCTAGAAGGGCATGAACTGGGGAACCATACCTATAGTCATCCCAGTATGCGGCAGATATCTTCGGAAAAGTTGCAAGACGAGTTAACAAAAGCAAATCAGGTAATCAATCATGTGACCGGACAACAGACGCATCTTTTTCGTCCGCCCGGCGGTCATTATGACGAAACGATTGTGAATACAGCCAAACAGGCCGGTTATATGGTTGTCATGTGGTCATGGGATCAGGACACGCGCGATTGGGGCAGACCGGGAGCAGAAAAGATCGTCCGTACAGTGCTTTCCAACATCCACAATGGCGACATTGTATTATTTCATGATCATGGCGGCAACCGCAACCAAACGATTGCCGCTCTGCGAGAAATTTTGCCTGAACTGCAACAGAGAGGGTATCGATTTGTCACTATTTCAGAGTTACTACACATGAAAGAAACCACGAAACCTTCTGAAAATAGGAGGTGA